A stretch of the Helicoverpa zea isolate HzStark_Cry1AcR chromosome 15, ilHelZeax1.1, whole genome shotgun sequence genome encodes the following:
- the LOC124637006 gene encoding proline-rich receptor-like protein kinase PERK9 isoform X1 — MPNNIIMRREHFIIITLVVSHALCESCVRYAFESDLEESFMNPWFCETTNHVPWKIGAYDSIGLPSPDEKSSTTFISPAETLSCASSFMFPMTNGGRLEVLIYMDSAVTSDQITVLANQYVENGADTTLGTSWNSPQSDDFVSGWHKLVVPLTSAGTSLCYVSIMGMAHEDSIVLVDSFRYIPPDMDESLCPFYDDVPEPEPEPEPKPEPEPEPEPEPEPEPEPEPEPEPEPEPEPEPEPEPEPDPEPEPEPEPEPEPEPEPEPEPEPEPEPEPEPEPEPEPEPEPEPEPEPEPEPEPEPEPEPEPEPEPEPEPEPEPEPEPEPEPEPEPEPTKSTSTTTTTEKTTSTTEQTTTTTEATTENPDNSPVQNGFWNPFTIAMVAALSLIVAGIICYLFYECGRRRAKPIVIIDDVTYEDLPATFKVPRVKNIITEPKFTLP; from the exons ATgccaaacaatattattatgaggcgagaacattttataattattactttagTAGTGTCGCACGCTTTGTGTGAATCTTGCGTTAGATATGCATTTGAAAGCGATTTAGAGGAATCTTTTATGAACCCATGGTTTTGTGAAACAACGAATCATGTGCCATGGAAAATTGGTGCGTACGACTCTATTGGTTTGCCCAGTCCCGATGAGAAAAGCAGTACTACGTTTATTTCGCCGGCAGAAACTTTATCATGTGCTTCGTCATTCATGTTCCCCATGACCAATGGAGGTAGACTAGAAGTGCTCATTTATATGGACTCAGCTGTCACCTCTGACCAAATAACGGTGTTAGCGAACCAGTACGTGGAAAACGGTGCTGATACAACACTAGGAACCTCTTGGAACTCGCCTCAATCCGATGACTTTGTAAGCGGATGGCATAAATTAGTAGTGCCTCTGACCAGCGCGGGAACCTCTCTGTGCTAC GTATCCATCATGGGCATGGCGCATGAAGATTCAATTGTATTAGTGGATTCATTCCGCTACATACCTCCAGATATGGATGAGAGTTTATGTCCTTTTTATGATGATGTACCTGAACCTGAACCTGAGCCTGAACCTAAACCTGAGCCTGAACCTGAACCAGAGCCTGAACCTGAACCTGAGCCTGAACCAGAACCTGAGCCTGAACCTGAACCCGAGCCTGAACCTGAGCCTGAACCTGAACCTGAACCTGATCCTGAACCAGAGCCTGAACCTGAGCCTGAACCAGAACCTGAACCTGAACCAGAGCCTGAACCTGAACCTGAGCCTGAACCTGAACCTGAACCAGAGCCTGAACCTGAGCCTGAACCTGAGCCTGAACCTGAGCCTGAACCTGAGCCTGAGCCTGAACCTGAACCAGAACCTGAACCAGAACCTGAACCTGAGCCTGAACCTGAGCCTGAGCCTGAGCCTGAACCTGAACCAGAGCCTGAACCTGAGCCTGAACCTGAGCCCACAAAATCGACATCTACAACAACGACAACAGAAAAGACTACATCGACCACAGAACAGACCACAACAACAACAGAAGCTACCACCGAAAACCCAGATAATAGCCCGGTGCAAAATGGTTTTTGGAACCCGTTTACCATAGCCATGGTGGCTGCGCTTAGTCTCATAGTAGCTGGTATTATATGTTACCTGTTTTACGAATGCGGACGAAGACGAGCCAAACCTATTGTTATTATTGACGATGTCACTTACGAAGACCTACCCGCCACTTTCAAAGTACCaagagttaaaaatataatcacaGAACCAAAATTCACTCTTCCCTAA
- the LOC124636914 gene encoding conserved oligomeric Golgi complex subunit 1, whose product MSQPNLLEIVPDQLFQAHSISDIDQVQKKLQYEIERKREELRAMVGERYRDLIHAADTIEEMKETTGGTLNHISEMMAACKNLRNTHLVGFKIDEKPAKPTSFQFNTNPVHSLSVQVKLLMEIPEKIWTSIESEDYVKATQLFILARHINTGLQLQIGGKNVKPGMQSLQRLVQQQWNSIANFNQTIIDVCRQKLQDVEISVEVACSCLVSLYLLDSQSMVELLNTLIDLHSNSSLKSTLQFDLAQILDGDIKTQIKDKIVNGVKIVLKTVVLVYSCFVDNDGGAVLAKLQDLFRRDSQPLIELVKFSDPSSLKLLPPAISNYRLSSNKEVQPLAKEEITKGVQNWNVWVKSFIDTNVQVLLQNITRVKVLHEIREEAFKIETPENWSTICTSLDIPEVHVWCHYYQPLLTSRVKAIIDGRWVKVYDAFKTQLLIDLTKVSSESEVEKEADINWFVWKDLIGETVIESRADVIKVMNSLMKGMARQDRGYTPTLEKLCQSLDDELQKLLEDLRVYLYKDKKTTANKDKLLFAYDDDDDIDQIYSDKHLIEMYLRDVSDSNIQSMLQYIKACFEEPTLQSTELQKKTTAIYTARFTQAISNLMPHLRKCYIPEERDCLGVINVDDNALKRWNDLCVVLNDHCQFCWGKWVDLVMEKVEELTKGLPQAFTLEANIDYLMMQWDVIKITEKDEEGNPIESTIKVPAGPSLKLQEYLYAISRILDEVAPHTLPIETHTLFIERVIAITFAHYDKVIRENEADINQRCALQLLMDVRHVTLLLVPRENKIFTEQSTKICEFVRQKIDPFDYDVFYKYIQTSLKRSVQRVQTLLGSLILHHGQLTAFIGTKPVLSGGTGDKAAALLASGESHWFSLLPVAAPPSHLKKQDKPVKKKPVSSSPNKSRSDISELMSSSLPINFANARSGAASFFNSISSDWFSGS is encoded by the exons ATGTCTCAACCTAACCTATTGGAGATAGTTCCTGATCAGCTCTTTCAAGCCCATTCCATCAGTGATATAGATCAGGTACAGAAGAAACTGCAATATGAAATCGAAAGGAAGAGAGAGGAACTGCGGGCTATGGTCGG tGAGAGATACCGAGACCTGATCCATGCCGCTGACACCATTGAGGAGATGAAGGAGACTACTGGTGGTACTCTGAACCACATCAGTGAAATGATGGCGGCCTGCAAGAATTTACGTAACACACATTTGGTTGGCTTCAAGATTGATGAGAAACCtgcaaaacctacaag ttttcagttcaACACAAACCCAGTGCACAGTTTATCTGTCCAAGTAAAGCTGTTGATGGAAATACCGGAGAAGATATGGACCAGCATTGAGTCTGAGGACTATGTGAAAGCTACACAGCTGTTTATTTTGGCTAGGCATATAAATACTG GCTTACAGCTGCAGATCGGAGGCAAGAATGTAAAGCCCGGTATGCAATCGCTTCAGAGACTGGTGCAGCAACAGTGGAACTCCATAGCTAACTTTAACCAGACCATTATAGATGTGTGCCGGCAGAAGCTGCAGGATGTTGAGATTAGTGTTGAG GTGGCGTGTTCCTGCCTGGTCAGCTTGTACCTACTGGACTCCCAGTCTATGGTGGAACTGCTGAACACATTGATAGACCTCCACAGCAATAGCAGCCTGAAGTCCACACTACAGTTTGACTTAGCACAAATACTCGATGGCGACATCAAAACTCAGATTAAAGACAAAATTGTAAATGGAGTTAAAATAGTTTTGAAGACTGTGGTGCTGGTGTATTCTTGTTTTGTTG ATAATGATGGTGGCGCTGTTCTGGCGAAATTGCAGGACTTGTTTAGAAGAGATTCACAGCCTTTAATTGAATTAGTGAAGTTCAGTGACCCTTCGTCTTTGAAACTATTGCCTCCAGCTATTTCTAATTACAG GCTCTCATCAAATAAAGAAGTACAACCGCTAGCCAAGGAGGAGATAACGAAAGGAGTTCAAAATTGGAATGTGTGGGTGAAGTCGTTCATAGATACCAATGTGCAGGTTTTACTGCAGAACATTACTAGAGTCAAAGTGCTGCATGAGATTAGAGAGGAGGCTTTTAAGATAG AAACCCCAGAAAATTGGTCCACAATATGTACTTCTTTAGACATACCCGAAGTCCATGTTTGGTGTCACTATTACCAGCCATTATTGACCTCTCGAGTCAAGGCAATCATAGATGGACGATGGGTCAAAGTATATGATGCTTTCAAAACACAATTGCTCATAGACTTGACAAAGGTATCTTCAGAAAGCGAGGTGGAAAAGGAGGCTGATATCAACTGGTTTGTGTGGAAGGACCTTATTGGGGAAACAGTGATTGAGTCCAGAGCTGATGTCATCAAAGTAATGAACTCGCTCATGAAAg GAATGGCTCGCCAAGACCGCGGCTACACGCCGACCCTAGAAAAGCTCTGCCAAAGCTTGGACGACGAGCTTCAGAAACTTCTGGAAGACTTGCGAGTATATCTGTACAAAGATAAGAAAACTACAGCTAATAAAGATAAGCTCCTGTTTGCGTATGACGACGACGACGATATCGATCAAATCTACAGTGATAAACATCTCATCGAGATGTATTTGAGGGATGTGTCCGATAGCAATATACAGAG TATGCTACAATACATAAAGGCATGCTTCGAAGAACCAACACTGCAATCTACCGAACTGCAAAAGAAAACAACTGCAATATACACCGCTCGCTTCACACAAGCGATATCCAACCTTATGCCACATTTACGCAAGTGCTATATTCCTGAAGAACGCGACTGTTTGGGAGTTATAAACGTAGATGACAATGCTTTAAAGAGGTGGAATGATCTGTGCGTAGTATTAAATGATCATTGTCAGTTCTGTTGGGGTAAATGGGTGGATTTGGTAATGGAGAAAGTCGAGGAATTGACCAAAGGTTTGCCGCAAGCGTTTACTCTAGAAGCTAATATCGACTACTTGATGATG CAATGGGATGTAATaaaaatcacagaaaaggatgaAGAAGGTAATCCAATAGAGTCTACAATCAAAGTGCCAGCAGGGCCGTCGCTAAAACTGCAAGAATACTTGTACGCCATCAGCAGAATACTCGACGAAGTCGCCCCACACACCTTACCCATAGAAACACACACGTTATTCATCGAGAGAGTTATAGCTATCACTTTCGCACATTACGACAAAGTCATAAGAGAGAACGAGGCGGATATAAATCAGAGGTGTGCGCTTCAACTGTTGATGGATGTTAGACATGTGACCCTGTTGTTAGTTCCGAGAGAGAACAAGATATTCACGGAGCAGTCGACTAAGATCTGCGAGTTTGTGCGACAGAAGATAGATCCCTTTGATTATGATGTCTTCTACAAGTATATACAGACTAGTTTGAAGAGGTCTGTGCAAAGAGTTCAG ACTCTCCTAGGCAGCCTAATCCTTCACCATGGTCAGCTAACAGCCTTCATAGGCACTAAGCCAGTTCTATCAGGTGGTACCGGGGACAAGGCGGCCGCACTCCTGGCCTCTGGAGAGTCGCACTGGTTCTCTCTGTTACCAGTGGCGGCGCCGCCCAGCCATTTGAAGAAGCAGGATAAACCG GTGAAAAAGAAGCCAGTATCATCAAGCCCCAACAAGTCACGGTCTGACATATCAGAACTGATGTCGAGCTCCTTGCCTATAAACTTCGCGAACGCACGCTCAGGCGCCGCGTCATTCTTCAATTCTATATCATCTGATTGGTTCAGTGGCTCTTAG
- the LOC124636916 gene encoding keratin-associated protein 19-2-like, with translation MNILNIILLSCSLAVTVAQKVGDTSNDIIDGQRRSTGGYGLLRPGYSSGYNPGGYGGYNNGYGGATGGYGGGLGSYGGGIGGYGGGLGGYGGSPGYGGGYGGNQGFGAPGFGSYPGQGGYPGGIGGSGGYGAGGGYPGGYGGFGQGYPGYGGSGYRPNRPGFDYNSRPGYPGYSGSNTGYQGGYQGGYQASYRPGYSNQYRPGLDRPYSATAGNYFGGYGDGYSENFRFLGRKVGEIKENDEKS, from the exons ATGAATATCTTG AATATAATTTTGCTGTCATGTTCTTTGGCCGTGACCGTCGCTCAAAAAGTGGGGGACACAAGCAATGACATCATTGATGGTCAGAGACGGAGTACCGGTGGGTACGGACTGCTGAGGCCCGGGTACTCGTCCGGGTATAACCCGGGTGGGTACGGGGGCTACAACAATGGCTACGGAGGTGCTACAGGGGGTTACGGAGGTGGACTAGGGAGTTACGGCGGTGGGATTGGCGGCTACGGAGGTGGTTTAGGGGGTTATGGAGGTAGCCCTGGCTACGGAGGAGGATATGGGGGCAATCAAGGCTTTGGTGCACCTGGATTTGGATCGTATCCAGGACAGGGAGGATATCCTGGCGGAATTGGAG GTTCAGGCGGCTACGGTGCAGGCGGCGGTTACCCGGGCGGCTACGGCGGCTTCGGACAAGGATATCCGGGATACGGCGGCAGTG GTTACCGCCCAAACAGGCCGGGATTTGACTACAACTCTCGTCCCGGTTACCCAGGCTACTCTGGCAGCAACACAGGCTACCAAGGCGGCTACCAAGGTGGTTACCAGGCCAGCTACAGACCCGGTTACAGCAACCAATACAGGCCTGGCTTAGACCGGCCTTATTCGGCCACGGCTGGAAACTACTTTGGAGGTTACGGCGATGGCTACAGTGAGAACTTTAGGTTCTTAGGCAGAAAAGTTGGCGAAATCAAGGAGAATGATGAGAAGTCGTAG
- the LOC124637006 gene encoding protein TsetseEP-like isoform X3: MGMAHEDSIVLVDSFRYIPPDMDESLCPFYDDVPEPEPEPEPKPEPEPEPEPEPEPEPEPEPEPEPEPEPEPEPEPEPEPDPEPEPEPEPEPEPEPEPEPEPEPEPEPEPEPEPEPEPEPEPEPEPEPEPEPEPEPEPEPEPEPEPEPEPEPEPEPEPEPEPEPEPEPTKSTSTTTTTEKTTSTTEQTTTTTEATTENPDNSPVQNGFWNPFTIAMVAALSLIVAGIICYLFYECGRRRAKPIVIIDDVTYEDLPATFKVPRVKNIITEPKFTLP; the protein is encoded by the coding sequence ATGGGCATGGCGCATGAAGATTCAATTGTATTAGTGGATTCATTCCGCTACATACCTCCAGATATGGATGAGAGTTTATGTCCTTTTTATGATGATGTACCTGAACCTGAACCTGAGCCTGAACCTAAACCTGAGCCTGAACCTGAACCAGAGCCTGAACCTGAACCTGAGCCTGAACCAGAACCTGAGCCTGAACCTGAACCCGAGCCTGAACCTGAGCCTGAACCTGAACCTGAACCTGATCCTGAACCAGAGCCTGAACCTGAGCCTGAACCAGAACCTGAACCTGAACCAGAGCCTGAACCTGAACCTGAGCCTGAACCTGAACCTGAACCAGAGCCTGAACCTGAGCCTGAACCTGAGCCTGAACCTGAGCCTGAACCTGAGCCTGAGCCTGAACCTGAACCAGAACCTGAACCAGAACCTGAACCTGAGCCTGAACCTGAGCCTGAGCCTGAGCCTGAACCTGAACCAGAGCCTGAACCTGAGCCTGAACCTGAGCCCACAAAATCGACATCTACAACAACGACAACAGAAAAGACTACATCGACCACAGAACAGACCACAACAACAACAGAAGCTACCACCGAAAACCCAGATAATAGCCCGGTGCAAAATGGTTTTTGGAACCCGTTTACCATAGCCATGGTGGCTGCGCTTAGTCTCATAGTAGCTGGTATTATATGTTACCTGTTTTACGAATGCGGACGAAGACGAGCCAAACCTATTGTTATTATTGACGATGTCACTTACGAAGACCTACCCGCCACTTTCAAAGTACCaagagttaaaaatataatcacaGAACCAAAATTCACTCTTCCCTAA
- the LOC124637006 gene encoding proline-rich receptor-like protein kinase PERK9 isoform X2 encodes MIDKVFIILVLVAYAFSDFCVRYNFEEDDFYDVFTNSRGQCDNTLFWHIGRYEDLTLPVQNPHSASFMTPRTSMSCVSSFAFPMVPGGRIDIKIHMEVTDHNDMIMVFANEIDEDTEDKVVGLISNSPQEPGFQTEWSTMTMTVSGLTPFEGYVSIMGMAHEDSIVLVDSFRYIPPDMDESLCPFYDDVPEPEPEPEPKPEPEPEPEPEPEPEPEPEPEPEPEPEPEPEPEPEPEPDPEPEPEPEPEPEPEPEPEPEPEPEPEPEPEPEPEPEPEPEPEPEPEPEPEPEPEPEPEPEPEPEPEPEPEPEPEPEPEPEPEPEPEPTKSTSTTTTTEKTTSTTEQTTTTTEATTENPDNSPVQNGFWNPFTIAMVAALSLIVAGIICYLFYECGRRRAKPIVIIDDVTYEDLPATFKVPRVKNIITEPKFTLP; translated from the exons ATGATAGAcaaagtttttataatattagttctaGTGGCTTACGCCTTCAGTGATTTTTGTGTGAGATACAATTTTGAAGAAGACGATTTCTACGATGTATTTACTAATAGCAGAGGACAGTGTGACAACACGTTGTTCTGGCATATTGGACGATACGAAGATTTAACATTACCAGTACAAAATCCGCACAGTGCCTCTTTTATGACCCCTCGAACATCTATGAGTTGTGTATCTTCATTTGCGTTTCCCATGGTCCCCGGAGGTAGGATTGACATAAAGATTCATATGGAGGTTACGGACCACAACGACATGATTATGGTGTTCGCTAATGAAATAGATGAAGATACTGAAGATAAAGTAGTAGGTTTGATTTCGAATTCGCCTCAGGAGCCTGGTTTTCAGACCGAGTGGAGTACAATGACGATGACTGTATCTGGTTTAACTCCTTTTGAAGGATAT GTATCCATCATGGGCATGGCGCATGAAGATTCAATTGTATTAGTGGATTCATTCCGCTACATACCTCCAGATATGGATGAGAGTTTATGTCCTTTTTATGATGATGTACCTGAACCTGAACCTGAGCCTGAACCTAAACCTGAGCCTGAACCTGAACCAGAGCCTGAACCTGAACCTGAGCCTGAACCAGAACCTGAGCCTGAACCTGAACCCGAGCCTGAACCTGAGCCTGAACCTGAACCTGAACCTGATCCTGAACCAGAGCCTGAACCTGAGCCTGAACCAGAACCTGAACCTGAACCAGAGCCTGAACCTGAACCTGAGCCTGAACCTGAACCTGAACCAGAGCCTGAACCTGAGCCTGAACCTGAGCCTGAACCTGAGCCTGAACCTGAGCCTGAGCCTGAACCTGAACCAGAACCTGAACCAGAACCTGAACCTGAGCCTGAACCTGAGCCTGAGCCTGAGCCTGAACCTGAACCAGAGCCTGAACCTGAGCCTGAACCTGAGCCCACAAAATCGACATCTACAACAACGACAACAGAAAAGACTACATCGACCACAGAACAGACCACAACAACAACAGAAGCTACCACCGAAAACCCAGATAATAGCCCGGTGCAAAATGGTTTTTGGAACCCGTTTACCATAGCCATGGTGGCTGCGCTTAGTCTCATAGTAGCTGGTATTATATGTTACCTGTTTTACGAATGCGGACGAAGACGAGCCAAACCTATTGTTATTATTGACGATGTCACTTACGAAGACCTACCCGCCACTTTCAAAGTACCaagagttaaaaatataatcacaGAACCAAAATTCACTCTTCCCTAA